From Chryseobacterium gallinarum, one genomic window encodes:
- a CDS encoding glycosyltransferase family protein: protein MKICIISYDFWDYDKYIVEALCKRGIDAHHIKISTVTHSNFHERAVNALSKTFLNKNLKTEKRQKFVLDSLEKLGHQDQILVLNPDTFDLSTLEKIRKYTDRLITYLYDNLERVPVENKLYLFDKIFSFDSIDVKKHGFEKITNYIYLPYTPKEVQHPEMDLFYITSYDSRRVSLIKLLAKKLIDLGLKFQIMVIGKKSWKHQLTNIFTKVPKNLFLIFSIKKIPHNDLPKYYKNSKVLLDLMREGQYGLSFRVFEAMSLEKKIITDNEAIKSYDFYNPNNILILNENISNLDKSFFEKPYEKIPEEVYNRYTLDHWVNKIFELDTKNNRWES, encoded by the coding sequence ATGAAGATTTGTATCATTAGTTATGATTTTTGGGATTATGATAAGTATATTGTTGAAGCATTATGCAAACGTGGTATTGATGCCCATCATATAAAGATCAGTACCGTTACTCATTCCAATTTCCATGAAAGGGCAGTTAATGCCTTAAGTAAAACCTTTTTAAACAAAAACCTTAAAACAGAAAAAAGGCAGAAGTTTGTTCTGGACTCTCTGGAAAAGCTTGGGCATCAGGATCAGATACTGGTTTTAAACCCTGACACTTTTGACCTTTCTACGCTGGAAAAAATCAGGAAATATACCGACAGGCTGATTACCTATCTTTATGATAACCTCGAAAGAGTGCCGGTAGAAAACAAGCTGTACCTTTTTGATAAGATCTTTTCTTTTGACAGTATAGATGTTAAAAAACATGGTTTTGAAAAGATCACCAATTATATTTATCTTCCTTACACGCCGAAGGAGGTCCAACATCCGGAAATGGACCTATTTTATATTACTTCTTACGACAGCAGAAGGGTTTCATTAATAAAACTACTGGCCAAAAAGCTTATTGACCTGGGGCTCAAATTCCAGATTATGGTCATAGGAAAAAAATCATGGAAACATCAGCTTACCAATATATTTACCAAGGTTCCTAAAAACCTTTTTCTGATTTTCAGTATCAAAAAGATACCCCATAATGATCTTCCAAAGTATTATAAAAATTCCAAAGTACTGCTTGATCTGATGCGGGAGGGGCAATACGGATTGAGCTTCAGGGTCTTTGAGGCGATGTCTCTGGAAAAGAAAATCATTACTGACAATGAAGCTATTAAAAGTTATGATTTTTACAATCCCAATAATATTTTGATTTTAAACGAAAATATTAGTAATCTTGACAAATCTTTTTTTGAGAAGCCTTATGAAAAAATTCCTGAGGAAGTCTACAACAGATATACTTTGGATCATTGGGTGAACAAAATTTTTGAACTTGACACTAAAAATAACAGATGGGAATCTTAA
- a CDS encoding glycosyltransferase family 2 protein, with the protein MNTSIKISVIVPCYNQAAFMDDCINSLINQTYPDWECILVNDGSTDNTEDIALAWQKKDNRIKYVKKINGGLSSARNTGILNSTGDFVQFLDCDDFLYKEKFEKSVQKIDHRSNTVIITDFQRFDDATKALIPPHCILKEEYFNQKDILLKWDNTFSIPIHCALFSRDIVEKYKFNEILKAKEDWIFWLQTYGDYPKTHFINEYLLAYRMSSAGMTNNEFFMYENKTKAINQLDQIISDKDLLREFFKQNLLFIMNENYQLMERVKLLGYKRTMKYKINKVLKIFGIKKN; encoded by the coding sequence ATGAACACCTCCATCAAGATTTCGGTTATTGTCCCATGTTATAATCAGGCCGCATTTATGGATGATTGTATCAATTCCTTAATCAATCAGACTTACCCGGACTGGGAATGCATTCTGGTCAATGATGGCAGTACAGATAATACGGAAGACATAGCTCTTGCCTGGCAAAAAAAAGACAACAGAATCAAATATGTAAAAAAAATAAATGGCGGGCTTAGCTCTGCCAGAAATACCGGTATTCTGAACAGTACCGGAGATTTTGTACAGTTTCTTGATTGTGATGATTTTTTGTATAAAGAAAAGTTCGAAAAATCTGTACAAAAAATAGATCATAGAAGCAATACTGTTATTATTACGGATTTTCAGAGGTTCGACGATGCAACGAAAGCCCTTATCCCACCACACTGTATTTTGAAAGAAGAATACTTCAATCAAAAAGATATTTTGTTAAAATGGGATAATACATTTTCCATTCCCATCCATTGTGCCTTATTTTCAAGAGATATTGTTGAAAAGTATAAATTCAATGAAATTCTTAAGGCCAAAGAAGACTGGATTTTCTGGTTACAAACATACGGAGACTATCCAAAAACACACTTTATCAACGAGTATCTTCTTGCCTATAGAATGAGTTCCGCAGGAATGACCAACAATGAATTCTTTATGTATGAAAATAAAACAAAAGCCATCAATCAGTTGGATCAAATTATTTCTGATAAAGATTTATTAAGGGAATTCTTCAAACAAAATCTTCTGTTTATAATGAATGAAAATTATCAGCTGATGGAAAGAGTCAAATTGCTGGGCTATAAAAGAACCATGAAATATAAAATCAACAAGGTTTTAAAAATATTCGGAATTAAAAAAAATTAA
- the glf gene encoding UDP-galactopyranose mutase, giving the protein MKKYLIIGSGFSGSVLAQQLCENNIIHVVEERSHIGGNCYTEKDAETGITLHQYGPHIFNTDNVEVWNYIQQFCEMVPFINRVKSVYQNQVYSLPVNLHTINQFFKKNFSPKEARTFIESLSDTSIDIPQNFEEQALKFVGKDLYKAFFYGYTKKQWGCEPSELPASILKRLPVRFNYNDNYYAMPLQGIPKNGYTEIFEKMLDHPNITVTLNKKISAGEIDFSEYDHVFYSGPIDAYFDYKYGRLGYRTVFFEKFTDEGDFQGNAVINYADQEIPHTRIHEHKHFTPWEEHDKTVYFKEFSKETEQNDIPYYPKRLQRDMEMLEKYKEEKDRLTNITFIGRLATYRYMDMHHVIAEALETAKQFR; this is encoded by the coding sequence ATGAAGAAATACCTAATTATAGGAAGCGGCTTCTCAGGAAGTGTTTTGGCACAGCAGCTTTGCGAAAACAATATCATCCATGTTGTAGAAGAGAGAAGTCATATCGGAGGAAACTGCTATACCGAAAAAGATGCCGAAACAGGAATTACTTTGCATCAGTATGGCCCCCACATTTTCAACACCGATAATGTAGAAGTCTGGAACTATATCCAACAGTTTTGTGAAATGGTCCCTTTCATCAATCGTGTAAAATCGGTATACCAAAATCAAGTATACTCTCTTCCGGTTAACCTTCATACTATTAATCAGTTCTTTAAAAAGAACTTCTCTCCTAAAGAAGCCAGAACTTTCATTGAATCATTAAGTGATACTTCAATAGATATTCCTCAGAATTTTGAAGAACAGGCTTTAAAATTTGTAGGAAAAGATCTTTACAAGGCTTTTTTCTATGGATACACAAAAAAGCAATGGGGTTGTGAGCCTTCAGAATTGCCTGCAAGTATATTAAAAAGACTACCGGTAAGGTTCAATTATAATGATAATTATTATGCCATGCCTCTTCAGGGAATCCCTAAAAACGGATATACCGAGATTTTTGAAAAAATGCTTGATCATCCCAATATTACTGTCACATTAAATAAAAAAATATCGGCCGGAGAAATAGACTTTTCAGAATATGATCATGTTTTTTATTCCGGACCTATTGATGCTTATTTCGATTATAAATACGGAAGATTAGGCTACAGAACTGTATTTTTTGAAAAATTCACTGATGAAGGGGATTTTCAGGGGAACGCTGTAATCAATTATGCTGATCAGGAAATTCCGCATACGAGAATTCATGAGCATAAACATTTTACTCCCTGGGAAGAGCATGATAAGACCGTATACTTTAAAGAATTCAGTAAGGAAACAGAGCAAAACGATATTCCTTATTATCCTAAAAGATTACAAAGAGATATGGAAATGCTGGAAAAATATAAGGAAGAAAAAGACAGGCTTACCAATATTACCTTTATAGGAAGACTTGCTACTTACCGATATATGGATATGCACCATGTAATTGCAGAAGCTCTGGAAACCGCAAAACAATTCAGGTAA
- the gltX gene encoding glutamate--tRNA ligase → MEKVRVRFAPSPTGPLHLGGVRTALYDYLFAKNQGGEFVLRIEDTDTARYVEGAEEYIEEALEWCGIIPDESPKKGGKFAPYRQSERRDIYDRYTEQILKTDYAYLAFDTPEELDAMRAEFEAKGDVFSYDNKTRNRLRNSLALSEEEVQKLLAEKTPYVVRFKMPVDRVLNLEDIIRGKFSVNTNTLDDKVLVKNDGMPTYHFANIIDDHEMEISHVIRGEEWLPSLGLHTLLYEAMGWEAPQFAHLSLILKPEGKGKLSKRDGDKFGFPVFPLDFKDPATGTVSKGYRENGYLPDAFINMVALLGWSPADDKEILPIEDMIKEFDLHKVHKAGARFSKEKAEWFNHQYIQMKSDEELLQILKNTDLNLSGISDEKLLKVIHLMKERATFPKDIYENGKFFFEMPSSFDEKAAKKAWNDETSTILGELVSTLDSADFTAEVLKQTIHDFAENKGLGMGKVMMPLRLSLVGELKGPDVPDILEILGKEESIARISNAINNFK, encoded by the coding sequence ATGGAGAAAGTAAGAGTACGTTTTGCTCCAAGTCCTACTGGACCTTTACATTTGGGAGGCGTAAGAACCGCATTATATGATTATCTTTTTGCTAAAAACCAAGGCGGGGAATTTGTATTGAGAATTGAAGATACAGATACAGCAAGATACGTAGAAGGAGCTGAAGAATATATTGAAGAAGCTTTAGAATGGTGCGGAATCATTCCAGATGAAAGTCCTAAAAAAGGAGGGAAATTTGCGCCTTACAGACAATCCGAAAGGAGAGATATCTATGACCGGTATACAGAGCAGATCCTGAAAACAGATTATGCTTACCTTGCTTTTGATACCCCTGAAGAACTGGATGCAATGCGCGCAGAGTTCGAAGCTAAGGGTGATGTTTTCTCTTATGATAATAAAACGAGAAACCGTTTAAGAAACAGTCTTGCCCTTTCTGAAGAAGAAGTTCAGAAGCTCCTGGCAGAAAAGACACCATATGTGGTAAGATTCAAAATGCCTGTTGACAGAGTATTAAACCTGGAAGATATCATCCGTGGAAAATTCTCAGTTAATACCAATACCTTAGATGATAAAGTTTTGGTAAAAAATGACGGGATGCCTACTTACCATTTTGCCAATATCATTGATGACCATGAAATGGAAATCTCCCATGTTATCCGTGGGGAAGAATGGCTGCCATCTTTAGGTTTACACACTTTATTATATGAAGCAATGGGCTGGGAAGCACCGCAATTTGCCCACCTTTCTCTGATTCTGAAACCGGAGGGTAAGGGAAAATTAAGCAAAAGAGACGGTGATAAGTTTGGATTCCCTGTTTTCCCGCTTGATTTCAAAGATCCTGCAACGGGAACCGTATCTAAAGGATACAGGGAAAACGGCTATCTTCCTGACGCTTTTATCAATATGGTTGCTTTACTTGGCTGGTCACCTGCTGACGATAAAGAAATCCTTCCTATAGAAGATATGATTAAAGAATTTGATCTTCATAAAGTACATAAGGCCGGCGCAAGATTCAGTAAAGAAAAAGCAGAATGGTTTAACCATCAGTATATTCAGATGAAGTCTGATGAAGAACTTCTCCAGATCCTGAAAAATACGGATCTTAATCTTTCAGGGATTTCTGATGAAAAGCTGTTGAAGGTGATTCACCTAATGAAAGAACGGGCCACTTTTCCAAAAGACATTTATGAAAACGGAAAATTCTTCTTTGAAATGCCCTCTTCCTTTGATGAGAAAGCTGCTAAAAAAGCCTGGAATGATGAGACTTCTACTATTTTAGGAGAGTTAGTTTCAACTCTTGATTCGGCAGATTTTACAGCAGAGGTGCTGAAGCAGACTATACATGATTTTGCCGAAAACAAAGGCCTTGGAATGGGTAAAGTAATGATGCCTTTACGGTTGTCTTTAGTAGGAGAATTGAAAGGCCCGGACGTTCCGGATATTCTGGAAATCCTTGGAAAAGAAGAAAGTATCGCCAGAATAAGCAATGCTATAAATAATTTTAAATAG
- a CDS encoding glycosyltransferase family 2 protein produces the protein MMDISGLIITHNEEKNIREVLECFDFCSEIVVVDSFSTDKTVEIAKEFPNTKIIQNPFEDFTKQRNLALDAASNDWVLFLDGDERITPELRREIIAELNKPEQKDAYYFYRKFFFAQKPIHFSGTQSDKNFRLFRKSKARYMTGKKVHETLEVNGNVGVLKNKLLHYSVSDYESYRKKMIHYGILKGKELAAKGKKFNVLVQYLKTAFKFFKAYIMRLGILDGKEGYQLSYLQSLSVFETYESLKKEQN, from the coding sequence ATGATGGATATTAGTGGTTTAATCATAACACACAATGAAGAGAAAAATATACGGGAAGTCCTTGAATGTTTTGATTTCTGCAGCGAAATCGTTGTGGTAGATTCATTCAGTACTGATAAAACTGTAGAAATAGCAAAAGAGTTCCCCAATACAAAGATCATTCAAAACCCATTTGAAGACTTTACAAAACAGAGAAATTTAGCATTGGATGCAGCAAGTAATGACTGGGTATTATTTTTAGATGGAGATGAGAGAATTACGCCTGAATTAAGGAGAGAAATTATCGCCGAACTGAATAAACCGGAGCAAAAGGATGCCTATTATTTTTACAGGAAATTCTTTTTTGCGCAAAAGCCGATTCATTTTTCCGGGACACAGTCTGACAAGAACTTCAGGTTGTTCAGAAAATCAAAGGCAAGGTATATGACCGGAAAAAAAGTGCATGAAACTCTGGAAGTAAACGGAAATGTCGGGGTTTTAAAAAATAAATTACTCCACTATTCCGTTTCAGATTATGAGTCATATAGAAAAAAAATGATTCATTACGGAATATTAAAAGGGAAAGAACTGGCTGCAAAAGGGAAAAAGTTTAATGTTTTGGTTCAATACCTTAAAACAGCTTTTAAATTTTTCAAAGCCTATATAATGAGACTGGGTATTTTAGACGGTAAGGAAGGATATCAGCTTTCTTATCTGCAATCCTTAAGCGTATTTGAAACCTATGAATCATTAAAAAAAGAGCAAAATTAG
- a CDS encoding polysaccharide deacetylase family protein, translating to MMILYLALLLLAVFVIFYFRLYLFAFPTHRLIILMYHQIEEDTCEDLTVSLKNLEQQFSYLQKEKYTAKFFSELGTPASKSIILTFDDGYKNNFKYLPALLEKYNLKATIFIPTSFIQEGYGDYEMMTFKDLRSLPEKYIELALHSHSHQNFRDVSAGFIERDLEKNMQILESQSIKYSKILAYPYGKYPKKKADKDILFSNLKKIGIDFAVRIGNKVNYFPTRHPYELCRVDIKGGDSLIKFKLKLIFGRLKLF from the coding sequence TCTACTTTCGCTTATATCTTTTTGCTTTTCCTACACACAGATTGATTATTCTGATGTACCATCAGATAGAAGAGGACACCTGTGAAGACCTTACGGTAAGTCTGAAAAACCTGGAACAACAATTCAGCTATTTGCAAAAAGAAAAATACACCGCTAAATTCTTTTCCGAGCTTGGTACTCCTGCCTCAAAAAGTATTATTCTTACCTTTGATGACGGGTATAAAAATAATTTTAAATACCTACCTGCTTTACTGGAAAAATATAATCTGAAAGCCACTATTTTTATTCCCACTTCATTTATTCAGGAAGGATATGGGGATTATGAAATGATGACTTTTAAAGATTTAAGAAGTTTACCTGAAAAATATATTGAGCTAGCGCTTCATAGTCATTCTCATCAAAATTTCAGAGATGTCTCTGCCGGTTTTATAGAAAGGGATCTCGAAAAGAACATGCAAATCCTTGAGTCTCAAAGCATAAAATATTCTAAAATTTTGGCTTATCCATACGGAAAATACCCTAAAAAGAAAGCCGATAAGGATATACTTTTTTCCAATTTAAAAAAAATAGGAATCGATTTTGCAGTAAGAATAGGAAATAAGGTAAATTATTTTCCTACCCGACATCCTTATGAATTGTGCAGGGTTGATATAAAGGGTGGAGATTCATTAATAAAATTCAAATTAAAACTTATCTTTGGCAGATTAAAACTATTTTAA
- a CDS encoding glycosyltransferase family 4 protein, giving the protein MGILKKIKKHFKRKEKLKELQTGDIVNMHLYDSSKKTILFASRDFPTHDKDSGSNRLKEIILIYKKLGYNCIIFAPHIFEDDSYVKFYQKHDVIVFVENNRYKNIYDFLSSYKNIDYVWFNGPLALNLFYKKMKNILPRTKFMYDMVDIHFLRFKRAIEIEPNRISLKKNYKHFFHLETVIAPQLDYIIAISDKEKEIMSQYADRDKIITISNIHEPKIDISERKNFHESNGIIFIGSIHEPNIDAVKFLYEKIMPLVWKTNPELQVSVIGNVADKLDIRQYPRFKFLGFVESIEEYFMNSKIMVAPLRFGAGVKGKIGQAFEYFFPVVTTDIGAEGMRLTDGKNVLIANDENSFAQAILRLNNDEELWNTLSKNSIDSLKPFSIEAVSSTLKEIN; this is encoded by the coding sequence ATGGGAATCTTAAAAAAAATCAAAAAGCACTTTAAAAGGAAAGAAAAGCTCAAGGAACTCCAGACCGGAGATATCGTCAATATGCATCTGTATGATTCTTCAAAAAAAACGATTCTTTTTGCTTCCAGAGACTTTCCTACTCATGATAAGGATTCCGGATCCAACAGACTAAAAGAGATAATTCTCATCTATAAAAAATTAGGGTACAACTGTATTATATTTGCCCCTCATATCTTTGAGGATGACAGTTATGTAAAGTTTTATCAAAAGCATGATGTTATTGTTTTTGTAGAGAATAACCGGTATAAAAATATCTATGATTTTCTTTCGTCATATAAGAATATAGATTATGTCTGGTTCAACGGACCTCTTGCCCTGAACCTGTTTTATAAAAAAATGAAGAATATTTTACCCCGTACCAAATTTATGTACGACATGGTAGATATTCATTTTTTAAGATTCAAAAGGGCTATCGAAATAGAGCCAAACCGTATTTCATTAAAGAAAAACTATAAGCATTTTTTCCATCTGGAAACAGTCATAGCCCCTCAGCTGGACTATATTATCGCTATTTCGGATAAAGAGAAAGAGATTATGAGCCAGTATGCGGACAGGGACAAGATCATTACCATTTCCAATATCCATGAACCCAAAATTGATATTTCCGAAAGAAAAAATTTCCATGAAAGTAATGGGATTATTTTCATCGGATCTATCCATGAACCGAATATTGATGCGGTAAAATTTTTATATGAAAAAATAATGCCTCTGGTGTGGAAAACGAATCCCGAACTGCAAGTCAGTGTAATCGGAAATGTGGCTGACAAACTGGACATCAGGCAATATCCCAGATTTAAATTCCTGGGATTTGTGGAAAGTATTGAAGAATATTTCATGAATTCCAAAATTATGGTGGCTCCTTTACGATTCGGGGCAGGGGTAAAAGGAAAAATAGGACAGGCGTTTGAGTATTTCTTCCCGGTCGTTACTACAGATATCGGAGCGGAAGGAATGAGGCTGACCGACGGTAAAAATGTATTGATTGCCAATGATGAAAATAGCTTTGCACAGGCGATTTTGCGACTAAATAATGATGAGGAGCTTTGGAACACATTGAGCAAGAATTCTATTGACAGTCTGAAACCATTTTCTATTGAGGCTGTAAGTTCTACATTAAAAGAAATTAATTAA
- a CDS encoding glycosyl transferase family 90, whose product MLWKKKKPQETPKELLNITTKNGQIAAVENYNSFQTRAESSLKQVLDAIKLGIPQHDIKLSLHTGDFPTEQLVKGNFYYCCDKKTDLDFVFPDFIFDHWQQAGIPDFKKTVSEICAEAEKPYIYSRMLWIGNTQTHPIRKKIIEYAEQYPDHIEAYNTYVDQAVIGGKKDIPYISLIDHTHYKYLIDIEGRGYSGRIKMLLFTKRLLFIQDRQWKSYYHFELEPYKHFIPVKNDLSDLMEQIRFVEQQGDDYYKNIVQNAYDFAVENLQYEKAVQRIQKLISNL is encoded by the coding sequence ATGTTGTGGAAAAAAAAGAAGCCGCAGGAAACTCCAAAGGAACTGCTCAATATTACCACTAAAAATGGACAAATTGCTGCGGTAGAAAATTATAACTCCTTTCAAACAAGGGCAGAATCTTCATTAAAGCAGGTCCTGGATGCCATTAAACTCGGTATTCCCCAACACGACATCAAACTGAGCCTGCACACAGGAGACTTCCCTACCGAACAATTGGTAAAAGGTAACTTTTATTATTGTTGTGATAAGAAAACAGATCTGGATTTCGTATTTCCGGATTTTATATTTGACCATTGGCAGCAGGCAGGAATTCCTGATTTTAAAAAAACGGTTTCTGAAATCTGTGCAGAAGCGGAAAAACCTTACATTTATTCCAGGATGCTTTGGATCGGAAATACCCAAACCCACCCTATCAGAAAAAAAATTATCGAATATGCTGAACAATACCCTGATCATATTGAAGCTTATAATACTTATGTAGATCAAGCTGTTATTGGTGGTAAAAAAGATATTCCTTATATTTCATTGATTGATCATACACATTATAAATACCTCATCGACATTGAAGGAAGAGGATACAGCGGAAGGATTAAAATGCTGCTTTTCACAAAGCGGCTTTTGTTTATTCAGGACAGACAATGGAAGTCTTATTATCATTTTGAATTGGAGCCGTACAAACATTTTATTCCTGTAAAAAATGATCTTTCTGACCTTATGGAGCAAATCCGTTTCGTAGAACAGCAAGGAGACGACTATTATAAAAATATCGTGCAAAATGCCTATGACTTTGCGGTTGAAAACCTTCAATATGAAAAAGCGGTTCAAAGAATACAAAAATTAATATCAAACCTATGA
- a CDS encoding glycosyltransferase family 2 protein, which translates to MDNSFLVSIIVPCYNASYYIKEVLESIQNQTHYNIECIVINDGSTDNTLEIINSFQDKRFQIYSQENKGLSDTRNSGLEKATGDFIFFCDSDDLLPSNALESLLSEYTGKEDIIAGKTATYAWEEKRNVAFLPQPKEKIRIENKNREVLILNMTEGLSPIAQNKLYRTSFLKENNLTFLSGIYHEDELWFFETMFRAKNVVFIPAITYLYTVDNAQSITKKNSDKNLSGYLSVIQTIYNYYLKYPEQSSIAYYIAYLKKIIIGNYKHHSNYSEEAVQRMEKVFKEVNPEFSDNIPLKNIEKKYFRYLNAVSLKDAASIKKEYFNNPVNSLRKHYKILLFSIFNSN; encoded by the coding sequence GTGGATAATTCTTTTTTAGTCAGTATTATTGTTCCGTGCTATAACGCTTCTTATTACATAAAAGAAGTGCTGGAAAGTATACAGAACCAAACGCATTACAATATCGAATGTATTGTGATTAATGACGGCAGTACAGATAATACCCTCGAGATTATCAATAGCTTTCAGGATAAACGGTTTCAGATATATAGTCAGGAAAATAAGGGACTTTCCGACACACGAAATTCTGGTTTGGAAAAAGCTACGGGAGATTTTATTTTTTTCTGCGACAGTGATGACCTTCTTCCTTCCAATGCCCTGGAATCCCTGTTATCTGAGTATACCGGTAAGGAGGATATTATTGCAGGAAAAACAGCCACCTATGCCTGGGAAGAGAAACGCAATGTTGCATTTTTACCTCAGCCGAAGGAAAAGATACGGATAGAAAATAAAAACAGGGAGGTCCTGATTCTGAATATGACAGAGGGCTTAAGCCCTATTGCCCAGAATAAACTGTACAGAACTTCATTTTTAAAAGAAAATAACCTCACATTTTTAAGTGGCATTTATCATGAAGATGAATTATGGTTCTTTGAAACGATGTTTAGGGCAAAAAATGTGGTATTTATTCCTGCAATAACCTATCTCTATACTGTAGACAATGCACAATCCATCACCAAAAAGAATAGTGATAAAAATCTTTCGGGATATCTGAGTGTAATTCAAACGATTTACAACTACTATTTAAAGTATCCCGAGCAAAGCAGTATTGCCTACTATATTGCTTATCTGAAAAAAATTATCATCGGAAATTACAAGCATCATTCAAACTATTCCGAAGAAGCGGTTCAAAGGATGGAAAAAGTGTTTAAAGAAGTCAATCCGGAATTCAGTGATAATATCCCGTTAAAAAATATTGAGAAAAAATATTTCCGGTATCTTAATGCTGTCAGCTTGAAAGATGCCGCTAGCATAAAGAAAGAATATTTCAACAATCCGGTAAACAGTCTCAGAAAGCACTATAAAATCTTATTATTCAGTATCTTTAACTCAAATTAA
- a CDS encoding glycosyltransferase family 2 protein: protein MSFPDSVCTVVVTYNRLEFLKECIQGILDQTSPVDKIVIVNNGSTDGTDAYLKTLQQPQIEIITQENLGGAGGFHTGIKRAYELGYEWIWVMDDDVEPFKDCLGNLLQYKDLSKCIQPLRIFSDNNEVFKWEHYFDHRTCMPILHHNISLENKDFCYVNTACFEGMLIHRDIVEKIGFPKKEYFIAGDDTEYGILANLYTNVLYTKTAIMYRKRVVVSYKIRPLQAYYEYRNLFLLRKNIKPYFPGNFSSIFYKNLYKDCFSKIKIILKGKEYPFSEKKLLISKMIKGILDGKKIYKNK, encoded by the coding sequence ATGAGTTTTCCTGATTCTGTCTGCACTGTTGTAGTGACTTACAATAGATTGGAATTTTTAAAAGAATGCATTCAGGGAATTCTGGATCAGACCTCTCCTGTTGATAAAATTGTTATTGTAAATAATGGCTCAACAGACGGAACTGATGCCTACCTGAAAACTTTACAACAGCCACAAATCGAAATTATCACCCAGGAAAATCTGGGCGGTGCGGGGGGCTTTCATACGGGCATCAAGAGGGCATATGAATTGGGATATGAATGGATTTGGGTAATGGATGATGATGTAGAACCATTTAAAGACTGCCTTGGAAATCTTTTACAATATAAAGACTTATCAAAATGCATTCAGCCACTAAGGATTTTCAGCGATAATAATGAAGTTTTCAAATGGGAACATTATTTTGATCATAGAACCTGTATGCCGATTTTACATCATAATATTTCCCTGGAAAATAAAGATTTCTGCTATGTCAATACTGCCTGTTTCGAAGGAATGCTGATTCATCGTGATATTGTGGAAAAAATAGGATTCCCGAAAAAAGAATATTTTATTGCAGGTGATGATACGGAATATGGTATTCTGGCCAACCTTTACACCAATGTGTTGTATACCAAAACCGCCATTATGTATAGAAAGAGAGTCGTAGTATCTTATAAAATTCGCCCATTACAGGCCTATTATGAATACAGAAACCTGTTTTTATTAAGGAAGAATATTAAACCGTATTTTCCCGGAAACTTCAGTTCCATATTCTATAAAAACCTGTATAAGGACTGCTTTTCTAAAATAAAAATAATTCTTAAGGGAAAAGAATATCCATTTTCAGAAAAGAAGTTGCTTATTTCCAAAATGATCAAAGGGATACTGGACGGCAAAAAAATTTATAAAAACAAATAA